CTTTTGTTTGTATATGATCCCTGTTGCAggtaattataaaaaaatatcccCCATTGCTGCTGGATTGCAGAATGCAATGTTGGTTTAAGAGCTGGTAAAAAAGAAATACTCAGCTGAGGAGtccatttaaaaaacaaccttttcttccccccccctaATCACACTACAAAGAAATACATTATTATTTTGGCCTTTAAATTTCTTACATGGTATTTATTTAGCACGGcaatcccaaaattccctccCTTTAAGTAACCATAAATCAAAATCCTCTTTCAGAGGCTGTTTCTTGGGTTAGATTGTGGAGCTTTACTTCACCCAGGCTTACACTGGCTTGAGGACAAAGACAGCATCATCCAGCACGTAGTAGTCATTGTACATGTCACCTTCACAGAGGTAGGGCAGTCTGGTGAAAGCCTCGATGGCAAAGCCAGCTTTACTGAAAACTTCTGGCAGGCTGTTCACCTGCTCTTCCCAAGTGTGCCCTTTGATTTCCAAAACTTCTGAGGGCTTTTCCCACTTGCCACCTACTGAGAAAACAGAACAGCTTTGTTTCGttataaagaaaactttattgtGTGCTGTATTTTCGTACAGAATGCATAATTACACTAATTATGTTTCATTCCACTCCCCACACGAGGTTGCCACACCACTCATAGACCTGTTGCAAGATCAGTTCCAGTTTATCCCTGCTGTTCAAAAGCAGCTTCTTTAAGGTTAtcttttgttacatttttaacTAGAAGTGCCAGGAGTGGCTAAAAGGTAACTGCCATTAGTGAGTTTGGTGTCCAGCAGACAGGCACAGAGGTAATCCCAGTAATTAGAGTCAGCAAGTTGAAAACTATGATTTGCTGTGAAGCTTTCACCAGCAGATCACCCACATTACAGTGCATGGCTACTTTGTGCCTTCAGTGGCCACAAATGCTGATCTGCTAAAGGCTGCTTAGGGTCACACACAATTAAGAAGCTGATTAAGTAGCATGCTGGAAAATGTCTTGTTATTTGTTATATCCAATGAAATAATCTGAAGGATTATAGGTACAACTCTCAGGAACTGAGAATTTAAAGTTCTTCACTCATTTTCCAAGTAATGTCATCCACAACAAACAAAAGCTTTCTGGTTTGCTCTGTACCTTTAAGCAGTTTGCTAAATGCAGTAGTAAACACCCTTCTAAACAGGAAGTTCTACATCTTGTGATTAAGACAGTTCTGCAAATCCAAACATTTCCTAAGTTCCTCTTCCTTCAAGAAGATTCATTTCCACAGAGATACAAGAAATGGTATCTTTcaacaaatttaaaaatgtgctaATGCTGGCGTTTGACTGGATCCTGTATGGTGCTGGTAAGAATTTCAAAaaatttcttacattttctCACTTAACAGCAGTTAAACAAGACTGAGAATTTTGTGGTTATGGTTTGCAGCAGAGctacaaaagaaaagcagttaaAAGTTTTGCTGAAAATCAGGTTAATTTCTGCTGTTGTCATATAACTTCCAAAGTACATAACTGCTCGCAAATGCTTTTTTCGTCCAAAAGTCTGAAACGCTGCTGTAACCTGTAATTTCTGGGTCAAATCCTGCTGTACTTCCCTGCTTGGAacactccagcagcagcctggtctCAGAGCAACTGTGTTTGTTTGGGTGGAGGCTTTGGGAAGTTCAGCAGGCAGCACCTGCatgacctgaggccatggagtTCTGCTCTGCAAGGACACCAGAGCCCGTGGATAAGGTGGAAATGAGAAGGGATCAGCTGCAGAAGCACGAGCTGCTGCCTTTCATCAAACAGAGTGCAAGTACAACCACAACTTACAATCTTCAGATTGCTGTAGCTGCTGTGGAATGGCTCTGGTATGGACCTGACACAGAATCAGATTCACTTTATTCCTGTAGAAGTCACAGCCACTGAATCTGATTGGATTTAGTGCGAAAAATGGTGAAGGGACAATGCTGTTGTTCACCATGGGCGGGTTTACAAATTGTGTCTCAGCAGTACACTAAGAGATGTCAGTTTATTTATCCTCTAGTTTCTTATTTTCTGACAAGCAGAAAAGGATGCTATTTAGATATCCCTTTATTCTCACTGCAATAAGCTCAATGCCATAGTTTAAATAACTACActatttatttgaataaaattaaatatattaacaCAGAATTCACATGGATTTCaataaagacttaaaaaaaatcttccagacTAGTCATACTAAACCACATATTTTAGTTCCTTAATTAGAATGCTCTTCTCTGATTAaccttcttgttttctctgctcacatttttaaatgtcaggaCTAACAAGCACTATTATTCTTAGAAACCCAGAGTCAATATATGTGATGAAGTGGAAGAATGTCTAGGAACTATTGTGAATTCTAATCAATGTTATGAAGTTGCTAAATTATAAATGTCTTGATTTATGACATTTCCACTGCCTGCCCTCAGCTTGTCTGGTTTGACTCAGACCAGGAACAgtggaggagagagaaagcCCTGCAGAACTGCTCCCCTGAGCAACTTATGACCCACAACACCCACCCCCACTGGCCAGTACCCCTACAAACATGCAGCACTAAATCTCAGGCTAGAAACTGCACAAAGTATTCTTCTGGTCTTCTCCAGTGCCAAAAGAAACATTCACATTGCTTTGGATCTGTCAATCTTCCCTATTTTGTCAAAAAATAGAAAGGCAAGCATATCACCCTGCAGATAAAAGTGTTAAATGAGCAAATGTGCAAGCTGTAAAAACTATCTAAAAACAAAGGTCGCTGAAAACAACCTTAATCATTTCAAGTTTGAAACACAGttgatttcttcctttctgcccACCTTTCCTTGAATGAACCAAAAgtagttgttttttctttttagactGTACCTGGCTTTTCAGCTGTCCCTCACAGCACCAATTGTTCCTTCCCGGCAGGTGTTGCAGGTCACTGCCGAGTCactgtggcacagcccaggtttCAGCAGGCTGACTCGTCCATGAACGTGTCCCTCacctgctccttctctgcctctggATGCTCCTCATCCCAACCTGACGTTCTGTGGTTTCGCTTTTTAACTAATACACATCAGGGTTTGTGTACTCCTGGCTGCACAGATCATCAGAAGTATAAAGTACATTCATCAGGAACCAACATCTTACTTCAGATAAAAGATCTGACTGAAGAGGACAGCGCTGTTTATATCTGTGGAATAGCATTTTCAGACTCAGAGTCACCCTTTTCTAAACAAACAGGAGATGGAACAGTACTAACAGTAACAGGTCAGTTGATTATTCCTTCTTAATGAAGCATcttagaagaaataaattattgctTCTAAATACTCTCCCTATTTATACTTTCAAGAATGACATTTAAGATGGAAATACCAACAAACCCATTAGGAGTAGTATGGCTATATTAAGATGTTATTAGTAAAACCAGAGGGATTCCACAAATAAGCATCTCAACCTCGTTTGCTAATTAGGCTGTTCTGTCATATGAAGATGACTCTAGAATTCtacaaaagaaagaagttttgCACTTATTGCTGTCTAACCACACTCTACATCCTCTTACAGTAAGACTTTTGTGGCTGTCAGAAAGAAGTATCTACTAGAAAATGGGAAGTAGAGAAACCAACATTTAGTAGAAGTTGCCAAGAGAGTGCAGGGCCTCGGACCTGGGGATTCACACTGCCAGCCTGAGAAGAATGCTCCAAACCTTTGTGTCATTTGCCTCTAGTTAAGAAAGTGATGAAACTTTAGTAACTACATTTCAGTTTTACATGcctaaaacagaaaaagaaaaaaaaaccaaaaaaacagaaacactcAGCTGGATTATTACTTTCTTTATATTCCTTCCTTTAATTCCATTTCTGAACAGAAGTCTATGAGCTTTATTCAGATATACCTTTACAGGGGCAGAACACTAGATGCCATTCTCTTTCTACCCCTATAGGAAAGGTTTGTAATCAAAACTAACAGGTCTCCATTGCCCTTGCAAACATAGGAGTgcacaaaaggaaaatgatcTCATTTAGGAATTTAGATTGAAAATTACCCAGAAAAATGGTATATGGTTTTTTAATTCCTCAGAGAAAGGGGGTTGGAATGCAgagtcttaaaaaaattaagtgaatCAGAACTGCCCTTTATTCTAacacttatttttaataaaggatCAGGGAAGCAGCTCAGCCATGGAAAACTCATCTCCATGACCATTGCCTCGTCCTTACTGTTCCTgtacagctctgctgtgctcattTCCTTTGTGGTCTACAAGGTAGGCTCAGAGTGatcttctggttttcttcattttgtaaATCGATGCAGTTTTACCATCTCCATAAGGGgaataaaaacacatttctagCTTTCATAACTATCATGGTTAAGTTTTAAAGAGGAGGTTGGTTGAAGTCCaagtgctgcacacacacatctgtgaACTCCTGTGTGGCACATACCTGGACTCTCAACAGCAACCACATTTACTTTTTTCAGTAAAGTGTCTAAAATAAAAGGTATTCTGAAGTTATAATTATCCTGAGAGTATAAATATCCAGTAAAAgtataataatttaaattcataTAAGAGTATTTATGAGCTGCAGTAAGTTACTCACTTGTCTACTGATTCTCTTCATACATGTACAGAAGAGAGACCTTagtaaaatttataaatatcaGAGACTTGGAAAATTTTTATGCTTTCAGAAACAAACCCATTAAAATGCACATGGTTAAAAGTTATGCaattgttgggggtttttttaaatctagaaCAAAATTTGTGTTTAGATAAAAACAGAGCTACAACAGGAATTTTTACATGATAATGAGGCTTTGACAGGAGAATCAGGACTTCCCAGTCCTTACTGGTATGATATGGTAAAATGACTCTTTCCTGTAGTGACTACTGTCTAAGCATAAAGATGGaactgttttttccatttttgtttttctttagaagAGAAGGTACAGAGTGAAAAGTACAGTGGGAAAAATTAAACAAGCCTTCTTCAGGGGAAAAAGTGGATCTGTGATGCCATTGGTTTATTTTTGAGAATTAAGTAGTGTTTCAAGCAGATCCCACTGTGCTCAAAGCAAAACCACGTGCAGTATCTACTACCAGAAGCTGAAAAAGGCTTCACACACGTGAAAAGCTCTCTGATTTTTCCAATGGTATTTGCTGATCTAGTAAACACGTACCTACAAACTGACACTGCAAAAGTGCAACAATTTTTACTACTCTGTTAACTTCTCATcttatattttaattgctttttcatttattttccctccttccaGTTAAAACCAAAGCTCCGAAAGAAAAGTGGGAAAGACCAAACAACAGAGAACTGTGTATGTTACCATGTTATTTGCTTTGTCTGCAATTCTGAGcttcttcttgtctttttgGAGTATATTTGGCATCAAATTTGTGATTAATCGATGATTCTATTAAAGAGACTCTCTGAGCTGCTAAGGCTTCACTTTAGATTTGTACAAAATTAGTTATCACTTTATATTGAACTAATTTTAACAAatcaggaatttatttttaacacactGGATGCATGGTAAAGTTACTCTCTGTAAAGGCCATCTCTAACACACTGTTTCCTTCAGGTTTTAAGTAAATTTTGTTCAAACTTCTGACAATAACAGGTTTTGCTATCAATCAACAACAACCTCCACCACAACATATCCTTGTATAAAAATCAGAATCCATGCATCTAAAGAGCCACTAAAGAAGGTGTCTATGTTAAGTAATGCaataataatgtaatttaaCAACCTTCTGCTTGCCAAActgtatgtttttaaaatgctactTAGTAACAATCCCAAAGACATATCCAGGTAAAAAACCTAAAttagaaaatgtagaaaaagatgttttctccAATTCAAAATGTTGCACtgaaccaaaatattttaaattatttgcagaaaataaatagcGGCCGAAAAATTTTTCAAGCAATTGCTCAAGAACTTCAAAAGCAGAGATATGTTCAACACCAACAACAGCCTGTGAGTATCCACCCACCAATACCTAAATTtatggggaaaaagggaaaccAGAAGGTTTTAGGAGTTTACTGTATTTCCTTTAAAGTTGATAGAGATGTAAAACAAGTATTCTGAACGACAGTCAAGGAGATTCTAAAGCATTCTGAATGGCCATATGCATACAAGACATTTATACATGTGTGTGGatatagacacacacacaccctgttTTTAAATGTGTGCCTGTACATTTCAAATTAGAACTGCCATAAATCTCTCTTTTGCCAAGAAGAGGTCTGGTTCTGTACTGTTTGGGAAAATGCCTGGAGCTGTTAGGAGGTTATGGTTGAAAAGTATTGCTTTTTCAGCTCCTCTTGCTCCATTAACCCAGAGCAAGGggcagaaacagaacaaaactaTTATAAAAGCTCTGTGATATATTTAAAGGTATTTCCCTTCCTCCAACACACAGAGTCTACATTAAGTATTCAACATCACTGGGTAAAGCCACACAACTTATTTCATCATTCTAAATGTATGCCATTAAGTCTTATATGACAATAATTTTACACATGCcatgtaaattatttaaaaaaaccccaaaaaacaaaaccaaaccacacaaCTTTAGAAATCACACACATTTGCAAGCAAAGAAAACTGCTTCAAAATATTGCTTCTCTTGAGAAACAATGTtaattctttcctattctaaGCACAGAGATCATTCAGAGATGCAAGGAGGACCCAAATGACACACAGGCCAAAGTCAAGCACTTCTCCTACATCCATTTCACTTCATTTACTTCCATACAGCTCCAATCATTTCCCTCTGTAATTACCCCTTGAAAGCCTGCCAGTCCTTGCTGACATGACCTGGTCCTTGCTTTGACCATCAGATATGAAAATATGGGCTATGTTTTACTGCCCCTGAGCTCCCTGGAGATCAGGAAAAGCCAACAGGATAAGAAACATTCTGAAGCCTGTAGATACCACATGGACAAAAACAACTGGATAAGAGGGGAGAAAGGATTTTACTGAAACACTAAAGGGATGGAGTTTGCctcaaaaaagaaattctgcctttatttaaaaaaaaaaaatcacctcaaTAACAAAACACTTCTGTCCCTAGGAGGATTTGGAAGATGACACTGTTTATCAGAACAGATGAGCACGTGCAGCACTTCAGATTTGTTCAACAGTTCTCCTGCATGCAAAGGAGCAAGTGAGGAAGTTAAGCTTCTTCACAGACCTCTTTGCTttaaaggaagaggagaaaaccTTGCAGTGTTCTTTGGGAGTATTTCCTATACAGATCACCAGAAGCAAGTGCATTGTACCTTACATCTGTGTTAcaaattccattttccatttccaagaACCCTGGGAAAAGACTTCATCTTTGTAAGATAACTGCTGatgctttatttttagtttagatttaattcttttttcttctctttacaTGAACTTTTATGTATTCCTGTTACATGAAACAGGATGTGAAAGATGTTTGACAATTGacagcaacagaaaataaactcgTTTCATGGGTAAAATTCTGGATTTGCTTCTGTTAATGGGGTAGTTATTGATGTAACATTTCCAGATCAACTGTAAATGAGCCTTAGAACAGTTTAAACAGAGCAAAACCTGTGTATTAGACAGGCAAGCAGAAAAC
Above is a window of Molothrus ater isolate BHLD 08-10-18 breed brown headed cowbird chromosome 16, BPBGC_Mater_1.1, whole genome shotgun sequence DNA encoding:
- the IGSF6 gene encoding immunoglobulin superfamily member 6, with amino-acid sequence MVSFNKFKNVLMLAFDWILYGAGVAGHCRVTVAQPRFQQADSSMNVSLTCSFSASGCSSSQPDVLWFRFLTNTHQGLCTPGCTDHQKYKVHSSGTNILLQIKDLTEEDSAVYICGIAFSDSESPFSKQTGDGTVLTVTGSGKQLSHGKLISMTIASSLLFLYSSAVLISFVVYKLKPKLRKKSGKDQTTENCKINSGRKIFQAIAQELQKQRYVQHQQQPEDLEDDTVYQNR